The window TCTCCTTGAGGAGCAACGACGCCTCGCGGCGGATGTCCTCGTCTTCCGCGGTGAGGACGTCGGCAAGGGAATCCACCAGGAGCGCGCCTTGCGCCTTTATAACGGATGCCACCTTGCTCCTCGCCTCCCAGCTCTCCTTTTTCAAGGCCCTCAGAACCGATGGCATGGAATCTGGCCCCAGCTCAGCCAGTTTTTCCCATTGGCGGTTGGCGAGGTAGAAGGTGGCCTTGTCCTCATCCCTGACCGGCTGCCAGTCCAGCTTGGCCAGGACCGCCGCGGCCAGCTTGCGCACATCGTCCTCGCCCTCCCGCATATAACGTTCGAGGGCCGGGATCGCCCTGCGCTCGTGCAGGCTTATCAGGGCCGCCGCCGCCTCCCTGCGCACCTCCTTGTCCTCATCCTTCATCGCCGCCAGCAGATGTTCCACCGCCGTCTTGTCGCGTATCACCCCCAGGGCGATGGCCGCGTCCTTCCTCACCGAGGCTTCCTCGGATCCCAGGGAGTTGATGAGGTATTTCGAGGCGACAGCGCCCAGCTTCTCCAGGGCCCACGCCGCCGCCCATCTCACGTTGTCGTCCTCTTCCTTCAGGGCCTGCACCAGCGGGCGCACGGCCCTGACGTCGCCTATGGACCCCAGCACCAGGGCCGCCTTCGCCTTCGCCTCCCCTTCCTCCGTCCTCAACGCCTGTACCAGGGAATCGACGACCGATTTGCCTATCTTTTCCAGGCTCCATGCCGCCTTCCACCTGACGTCGCTGTCCTCGTCGCTCAGCGCCTGGATAAGGGGCCTCGCGGCCGGTTTTCCTATCTCGCCCAGGGCCCACGCCGCCGCCCAGCGGACGTCCTCGTCCTGATCATGCAGGGCCTCGATAAGTGGCGCCACCGCGCGTGCTCTCTTCAGCTTGCCCAGCGCCAGGGCGGCGTTGATGCGCAAGTTGACGTCCTCGCTCTTGAGGGTCTGTATCAGCCCGTTGACATCCCTCTTCGCCTCCATCTTCTCGATATTGGGCTTGATCAGCTTTGTCCTGGAAGGCTTGAAGATTTTCACCTGCCATCTCCCCTTGTCATCCCGCGAAAGACCTCTCCAATGACAACGCGCGAAGGTGCCGGCCCTCTCTCGTCATTTCCGTGTCCCGCAGCGAACAGGGTCCTCGCCGCCCGGGTGATGCCCATTTCCTGCCGTGAAGGTCCAGGCACTCTACATCTTATTAAACATCCATTATATACGGCCTTCGTGTCAACCCTGACGACCCCCCTCCTTGCCGCCCCGGCTTTCGGCGCGAGCACCCCGCCGCCCTTCCCGTCGTGCCGTTGCATATGCCTGGAGGATTTACTTTGCCGAGAAAGAATTATATTGTATGGCAGGTGAGAATTCTAACGTGCCAGCTGCCGTAAGGCTCCGCTTCGGGGCATGTCGTGATCCGTGGGATTCGTTCATTATCGATGACATGGCCATGTGGTGGCGAAATCTATGTGCAGAATTTATACTTAGGTTTTGAGGCAAGGGGACTGCCTCACGAGAGGCGATGGATCGGATCTTCTGAAGGAGGAGATGGTAATGGCGATCAGCCCAATGGACATCCATCTTAAGGAATTCAGCGTCGTCAGCACCGGGGGCTACGACAGGCAGGAGGTCGATTCCTTTCTTGACTCCGTGGCGGACGAGCTGGAAAGGCTGGAAAGCCGGAACAAGGAGCTGGAGGATCTCATCGCCCGCATGCATCAGAAGGTCTCCCAGTTCGACGAGATGCAGAAGATGCTGCAGACGGCGCTTACCAATGCTCAGAAGAGCGCCGGCAACATACTGCAGGAGGCAAGGAGCCAGGCAGCGGCCATCATAAAGAGGGCCCAGGAAAGAAGTGAACGCATCGTGAAAGAGATGGAGCGCGAGAGGGAACGCATCATCTCCTCCGTCGCCTCGGTACGCGAGCAGATCATGGAGCAGATCCCGCGCATGCGCGAGCTGCTCGAAAAGAGCCGGCAGCTTCTCGGGGAGTACGAGGAATGCACCCTGAAAGCGGATATCTCGTCGGAGTCCAAGGCGGTGAGCGAAGAGCCGGAGACCGTGGAGGAAGGGGAGGTCCAGGCGGCAAGCGAGCAGGCCGAGGTGGCAAAGGAAGAGGCCGCGCCCGTCGAGGAAGAAGCCGGGGCCGCCGCGTCCGCGGAAACTCCCGGCGAGGATAAGGAGAAATACATCTGGGACTAGCCGCGGCGAAAGGGATCGCGGAAAAAGGGCGCGTGCGCAACGCGCCCTTTTCATCGCCCCCGATCATCGTCCCGGGGACCAAACAGCCGCCCATCGCCTGCGGCGCGGTGGGGTCACCCGGCATCAACGCTCACGCATTTGCAGAATCTGCTCACCGCCCCCAACCCTCACGGCGTGGCACCGTGGGGTCACCCGGCATCAACGCTCACGCACCCTCGGGCTTGATGCGCTCGTCTACGGGGTCCCGCGAATCACGGATACGCGTCTCCCCCGCCCTCACCACGAAAACGGTGGTCATGCCCGCAGCGACCAGGTTGCCTTCCTCGTCCCTCACCTCCCCCTGGCCCACGCCGGTGTAGCGCCCCTTGTGCAGGGCCTTCCCCTCGCCGTAAAGGACCCCGCCGCTCACGTTGGAAATGAAGTTGATGCGCTGGTCCAGCGTCACCGCGGCCTCGCCCTCACCGAGAAGCGTCCCCACGGCGATGGAACAGGTCGAGTCGAGGAGGGCGGCGAGAACACCCCCGTGCAGGATGCCGTAGAGGTTCTTGTGCTCCTCCCTAACCTCCAGGCGCAGCCTCGCCCGCCCCTCGCCCATCTCCAGCACCTCCATGCCCAGGTGGCGGTAGAAGGGTGAGTTGTTTAGGAGCGAGAAGATGCCCTCCCTCAGGTCACGCAGGCCGCCCTCTTCGCTCATGTTTCCACCTTTCACTCCGAGACTTTCACTCCGAGACTTTCACTCCGGGACTTTCACTCCGGGACTTTCACTCCGGGACGCGGAGGCGGCACCGCCGCTAGCGACGCGGTCCCCTCCGCCGGGTCACCCAGGATTCACGCCCCACCGGTCCCCGACCGCGTTCGCCCGTATCCTTTCGCACGTACCCGTTCGCTCATATTATCTCCTGCAGGGGCCTCACCTCGATCATGTCCAGGTTCTCGAAGCTCAGGGGATATCTCCCCTCCTGGATACCGCGGATGATGTCGGTGACCCTGTCGTTCACCGGGGTGGGAACCCCCACTTCCGCCGACCTGGCCGAGAGATACCCGTTCAGCGTCTCCACCTCGCAGGGCAAGCCCTTGCGCAGGTCCTGCAGCATGCTGGCGACGAGGTCGCGGTGCCTGCCCCACACCATGCGGATGACGTTGAGCGCGTTCTCCTCGCTCTCCCTGATGATGTCCAGGAGGATGCCGGGATCCACGCCCTGCATGGGCTCCATGGTTATACCCAGGGCACGCGCCGTCTTGATGGTCTCCACGATGATGGACGTCGCCGCCACCAGGGCCTTCTCGTTGTCGAGGATCTCCCCATAGGTGCAGTTAAGGGCCGCTCCGACGCCGCTGAAAGATACGTTGGCCATGAGCTTGGTCCAGCGTATACCGGCCAGGTTGGTGGTGATCTCCGGCTTTCCGGCCTTCTCGAGGATGGCCTTGATCGCCTGCAGCCGTTCGGTCACCGTGCCGTCAAGCTCCCCGATATCGTAGGTCATGGCCTCCGTCTCGCTGGTCAGCTCCGACACCCCGGGCTCCAGGAGGGTGGCCCCCCAGCCGATGGCCCCTCCCAGTGTCCTCTCCCTCCCCACCACCGCGGCGACCCTGTCTTCGGGAACGCCGTTCTGCAGGGTGATGACGGCGCTCTCCTCCCCGATGTAAGGGAGGATCTCGGGGAGGGCAACGTCGTCGTAGGTGGTCTTCACCACGTAAATGACCAGATCGTATATCCCCTGCATCTCCGCTGGGGTTATGGCCCGCACCGGCACGGTCAGTTGCATGTGACCGGTTACACGCGCCCCCTTCTCGTTCATGGCTCTCACGTGGGCCTCGTTCACGTCCACCAGGACGATGTCCTCCCCTCCCCGCGTGAGCAGGGCGCCGATGACGGTGCCCATGGAGCCCGCTCCCACCAGAGCTATCCTCATATCCATCCCTCCCTCGCTCGCGACACGGACCTCCCGTCTTTAACTTCCGCCCCTTCGGCCGGCCTCCCTCCCGTGAAGTAACGCGCCCGTGTCTCCTTCTCTCGTGCCACGCTCATATTATAAGCGTATGGGCGCCCCGGGCGCCCTGTGCGTCGCCCGCGGCCGCGTTCCACCCCGGCGACCGCCCGGCGATGCAATGCCGCGTGCTGCGACCGTTGCGATGGCACGTGCTGCGACCGTTGCGATGGCGCGCCGCCGCAGAAGCGCGCCTGCTGCGTGACCGCGCGGCCGCGTTCCTTCCCATCTGGTAGAATCTTTTTACGGAGGTGGGAACAGGTGAAGCTTCGCGGGACCCTTCTCCCGACGATCGTTTTCCTCATTGCCGCATCGCTACTGGCATTTCCAGCCGGCGGATGCCTCGGCGGCAGCGTTTCCGGCACGCAGGAACGCAACGCCGAGGACAGCGCGCGCCTGGCGCTGGAGCTCGCGGAGCACGTGCGGTACGTGAGGGACAACGCGTCCCAGCTCGCCTCCCTGATCCACAGGTACATAAACGAGGAGAGGAAGAAGCGCGGCCTGCGCGACCTGCAGTGGGACCAGCAGCTGGCCCAGATCGCCTACGCCCACAGCAAGGACATGTCGGACCGGGACTACTTCGACCACGTCAGCCCGGAGGGCGAGGACTTCTCCGCCCGCTACCGCAAGAACGGCTACACCCTGCAGACGCGCGTGGGGGACCAGGTCTACGTGGGAGGGGAAAACCTCTTCCTCAACAACGTGGTGGCCTCCTACACCTACGACCAGCTCAGCGGGGAGGTGCTCTCCTATACGTTCAACGACCTCGAAAAGCTGGCACGCTCCACCGTGGACGGCTGGATGGACAGCCCCGGACACCGCGAGAACATCCTCACCCCCTTCTCGCGAGAGGGGATCGGCATCTTCGTCAACGGCGAGGGCGAGGTCTATATCACGGAGAACTTCTCATGAACCAGGCTCGAGGGTTGCAAGCGCATGCGCCTGCCGCCGGGGATGACCACGGCGAAAGGCTGCTGGTCAGGGATTTCGTGCTCGTGTGCGTCAGCAATTTCCTGGCATTTTTTTCTATATACATGATCATCCCCGTGCTCCCCGTCTTCCTGGAGGATAGGGGCTACAGCAATGCCCTCATCGGGGCCATCATGTCCATGGCCACGGTGGCCGCCCTGCTGCGCCCCATGCTGGGGCGAGCAGCGGACCGGCATGGCCGCAAGCTCGTCTTCGCCTGGGGGACCGCCTTGCTGGGGGCCTCCACCTTCCTCTACGCAGCCTTCGGGTCCGCCCTCCCCCTGTTCATCATCCGTTTCCTCAACGGCCTGGGCCTGGCAGCCTTCCATACCGCGGCCTACGCCATGGTGGGCGACCTGGCTCCTCCGCGGCGCCGCCTGCAGGCCATCGCCCTCTTCTACATATCCGTCGACGTGACCATCGCCCTGGCTCCCCTGGCCGCGGAGGCCATGAAGGAGAGCTGGGGCTTCACGCCCCTCTACCTCGTCGCGGGATCCGTCGCCGTGCTCTCCTTCCTCTCCACGCTGATAATCCGGGAGAGCGGTGCGCAGGGCGAAGGAACGGGCCCCGGCAGGGAGCGCCACGCACGCATCACGAGCCTGCAGCGGGCCATATACACGGCGGTACTGGGATTCACCATGACCTTTGGCGCCCTGCAGACCTTCATCGTCCTCTCGTCGCTGGAACACGGCATCGAGCAGGGCGAGCTCTTCTTCACGGTCTTCGCCGCCACCCTCATCGTGTTCCGGTTGGGCGTGGGGAAGAGGGCGGACCGCATCTCCCGCCGACCCCTCATCCTCTTCTCCGCCTTCGTGACCCTTGCCGGGCTGATCGTACTCGCCTTTTCCGCCAACCTGGCCCTGCTCATCCTGGGAAGCTTCATCTACGCCGTCGGGTTCGCCTACCTGCCCACCACCCTCTCCGCGCTACTCCTCGACCACACCCCGCCCGATTCCAGGGGCCTCGCCCTGGGGATATTCATGGCGGTCTTCGACGGCGGCATCGGCCTGGGCGGCATCGCCCTGGGCCCCCTCGCCGACCTCTGGGGATACGCAGCGATGTACGTGACAAGCGGTTGTCTTGCGGCCGCAGGCCTCCTCTATTTCTACGCGCGGACATCGGGACGGCTCGAGGCATCCGCTGAGAAGGCTGGCGTGGAGGGCTAGACCGGGAGGGTCATTGTGGCCGTTCCCCACAGGCGTTAAACTAACCCCATCAACATGCCATACGGCAGCGCGGGCAGGCAGGGTCAGCGGTCTTTCGCTGTCCGGGGAAGAGGGAGGTACGCCTTGGCGGTCGCTTACAGTGAAAGATCGGTCGAGGTCAACGGACTGGAGATATACTACCGCGAGTACGGTCCCGGCGATCGCTCCCGCGAGCCGCTGCTGCTCATCATGGGCCTGAGCGGCAACGCCGACTGGTGGGACCCCCTCCTCCTGGAACTCCTGTCGCAGCGCTTTCACGTGGTCACCTTCGACAACCGCGGAGCCGGCAGGTCGGGCAAGCCGTCTGGACCTTATTCCATCGCGCAGATGGCGGAAGACGCGGCGGGCCTCATGGACCACCTGGGCTGGGCCTCTGCACACGTGCTCGGGATGTCCATGGGGGGGATGATCGCCCAAGAGCTCGCCCTCCAGTACCCCGACCGCGTCAGGAAGCTCGTGCTGCTGGTAACCACCTGCGGCGGCAGGGAACACGTGCA of the Actinomycetota bacterium genome contains:
- a CDS encoding DivIVA domain-containing protein; translated protein: MAISPMDIHLKEFSVVSTGGYDRQEVDSFLDSVADELERLESRNKELEDLIARMHQKVSQFDEMQKMLQTALTNAQKSAGNILQEARSQAAAIIKRAQERSERIVKEMERERERIISSVASVREQIMEQIPRMRELLEKSRQLLGEYEECTLKADISSESKAVSEEPETVEEGEVQAASEQAEVAKEEAAPVEEEAGAAASAETPGEDKEKYIWD
- a CDS encoding PaaI family thioesterase, whose product is MSEEGGLRDLREGIFSLLNNSPFYRHLGMEVLEMGEGRARLRLEVREEHKNLYGILHGGVLAALLDSTCSIAVGTLLGEGEAAVTLDQRINFISNVSGGVLYGEGKALHKGRYTGVGQGEVRDEEGNLVAAGMTTVFVVRAGETRIRDSRDPVDERIKPEGA
- a CDS encoding ketopantoate reductase family protein; its protein translation is MRIALVGAGSMGTVIGALLTRGGEDIVLVDVNEAHVRAMNEKGARVTGHMQLTVPVRAITPAEMQGIYDLVIYVVKTTYDDVALPEILPYIGEESAVITLQNGVPEDRVAAVVGRERTLGGAIGWGATLLEPGVSELTSETEAMTYDIGELDGTVTERLQAIKAILEKAGKPEITTNLAGIRWTKLMANVSFSGVGAALNCTYGEILDNEKALVAATSIIVETIKTARALGITMEPMQGVDPGILLDIIRESEENALNVIRMVWGRHRDLVASMLQDLRKGLPCEVETLNGYLSARSAEVGVPTPVNDRVTDIIRGIQEGRYPLSFENLDMIEVRPLQEII
- a CDS encoding CAP domain-containing protein; the encoded protein is MKLRGTLLPTIVFLIAASLLAFPAGGCLGGSVSGTQERNAEDSARLALELAEHVRYVRDNASQLASLIHRYINEERKKRGLRDLQWDQQLAQIAYAHSKDMSDRDYFDHVSPEGEDFSARYRKNGYTLQTRVGDQVYVGGENLFLNNVVASYTYDQLSGEVLSYTFNDLEKLARSTVDGWMDSPGHRENILTPFSREGIGIFVNGEGEVYITENFS
- a CDS encoding MFS transporter; the protein is MNQARGLQAHAPAAGDDHGERLLVRDFVLVCVSNFLAFFSIYMIIPVLPVFLEDRGYSNALIGAIMSMATVAALLRPMLGRAADRHGRKLVFAWGTALLGASTFLYAAFGSALPLFIIRFLNGLGLAAFHTAAYAMVGDLAPPRRRLQAIALFYISVDVTIALAPLAAEAMKESWGFTPLYLVAGSVAVLSFLSTLIIRESGAQGEGTGPGRERHARITSLQRAIYTAVLGFTMTFGALQTFIVLSSLEHGIEQGELFFTVFAATLIVFRLGVGKRADRISRRPLILFSAFVTLAGLIVLAFSANLALLILGSFIYAVGFAYLPTTLSALLLDHTPPDSRGLALGIFMAVFDGGIGLGGIALGPLADLWGYAAMYVTSGCLAAAGLLYFYARTSGRLEASAEKAGVEG
- a CDS encoding alpha/beta fold hydrolase, yielding MAVAYSERSVEVNGLEIYYREYGPGDRSREPLLLIMGLSGNADWWDPLLLELLSQRFHVVTFDNRGAGRSGKPSGPYSIAQMAEDAAGLMDHLGWASAHVLGMSMGGMIAQELALQYPDRVRKLVLLVTTCGGREHVQPGQEVLKMLLPEEGMNLERMAETTLKLLFPQSFIDANPVAAEEMKRAVLRAPIPTRCFLAQFNAIVTWSDFPRLKDIRQETLIITGSEDILVPPENSRILAREIPNSRLLEFPGGGHGLIGQFPREVAEEVIAFLA